A region of Rhizorhabdus wittichii RW1 DNA encodes the following proteins:
- a CDS encoding methyl-accepting chemotaxis sensory transducer (PFAM: CBS domain containing protein; chemotaxis sensory transducer), whose amino-acid sequence MSRQDAIARPARPDPIEAAMTTDTIAVTANLREVIARFRDQPEMEVLPVVAEGGRPVGAVLERDIRRLLLNPFGHALLCNHSLYRRLDGFVSRVPVADIGMGLGHLFALISGGEGHDAVILTAEGRFRGVVSGRTLLRMAADREAAVAAGRAARLRRIRQASEAMRGEAALLSHEMAGASEQLEDAARTMNDRAGDAGAKGLSVMAAAAQAADNVGAIAEQGRTLVEQLETLGREVGQARASTARVGGLVEEGGIKARQLQDAAREIGAVVETIDTIARRINLLALNATIEAAHAGEAGRGFAVVAAEVKALAQQTREAARHIAGRIMGVRSGVGEVAAGQAGIEAAIVALDGLASTIDDTVVRNHAAGAMISANVRDAAGANAHIREQAAEISATASDAAAGSGAVLDIARSLAVGADRLQQRLGRFLEEIEGA is encoded by the coding sequence ATGAGCCGCCAAGACGCGATTGCCCGACCGGCCCGGCCCGATCCGATCGAGGCCGCGATGACGACCGACACGATCGCCGTGACCGCGAACCTGCGCGAGGTGATCGCGCGCTTCCGCGACCAGCCCGAGATGGAGGTGCTGCCCGTCGTCGCCGAGGGCGGGCGCCCGGTCGGCGCGGTGCTCGAACGCGACATTCGCCGGCTGCTGCTCAACCCCTTCGGCCATGCGCTGCTGTGCAACCACAGCCTCTATCGCCGGCTCGACGGCTTCGTCAGCCGGGTGCCGGTCGCCGATATCGGCATGGGGCTCGGCCATCTCTTCGCGCTGATCTCGGGCGGGGAGGGGCATGACGCGGTGATCCTGACCGCCGAAGGCCGCTTCCGCGGCGTGGTGAGCGGACGCACCCTGCTGCGCATGGCGGCTGACCGCGAAGCGGCGGTCGCGGCGGGGCGCGCGGCGCGGCTGCGGCGGATTCGTCAGGCGTCGGAGGCGATGCGCGGCGAGGCCGCGTTGCTGTCGCACGAGATGGCGGGCGCCTCGGAACAGCTGGAGGACGCCGCCCGGACGATGAACGACCGCGCCGGCGACGCGGGCGCCAAGGGGCTGTCGGTGATGGCGGCGGCGGCGCAGGCGGCCGACAATGTCGGCGCGATCGCCGAGCAGGGCCGCACCCTGGTCGAGCAATTGGAGACGCTCGGCCGCGAGGTCGGTCAGGCGCGCGCCTCGACCGCGCGGGTCGGCGGGCTGGTCGAGGAGGGCGGCATCAAGGCGCGCCAGCTCCAGGACGCGGCGCGCGAGATCGGCGCGGTGGTCGAGACGATCGACACGATCGCGCGGCGGATCAACCTGCTCGCGCTCAACGCGACGATCGAGGCGGCGCATGCCGGCGAGGCCGGGCGCGGCTTCGCGGTGGTCGCGGCGGAGGTCAAGGCGCTCGCCCAGCAGACGCGCGAGGCGGCGCGGCACATCGCCGGGCGGATCATGGGGGTGCGCAGCGGGGTGGGCGAGGTCGCGGCCGGCCAGGCCGGGATCGAGGCGGCGATCGTCGCGCTCGACGGCCTCGCCTCGACGATCGATGACACCGTCGTCCGCAACCATGCGGCGGGCGCGATGATCAGCGCCAATGTCCGCGACGCGGCGGGCGCCAACGCCCATATCCGCGAGCAGGCCGCCGAGATCAGCGCGACCGCGAGCGACGCCGCCGCCGGATCGGGCGCGGTGCTCGACATCGCCCGCTCGCTCGCCGTCGGCGCGGACCGGCTCCAGCAGCGGCTCGGCCGCTTCCTGGAGGAGATAGAGGGGGCGTAG
- a CDS encoding sigma54 specific transcriptional regulator, Fis family (TIGRFAM: Transcriptional activator, PspF~PFAM: sigma-54 factor, interaction domain-containing protein; helix-turn-helix, Fis-type; ATPase associated with various cellular activities, AAA_5~SMART: AAA ATPase) produces the protein MEREAQFIGQSLAFLDSVERASRAAALNRPVLVIGERGTGKELVAERLHRLSSRWDGPLVVMNCAALPETLIEAELFGHEAGAFTGATKARVGRFEEADGGTLFLDELATLSTGAQERLLRAVEYGEVTRIGASRPVRVDVRIVAATNEHLPGLVDQGRFRADLLDRLSFEVITLPPLRVREGDVPVLADHFGRRMAAELGWPYWPGFGPAAAGELARHDWPGNVRELRNVVERAVYRWEDPERPIDAIEFDPFDSPWRPAAARPVAPPRIDDGEAPATPAGPAAAPSAAPPAGCEDFRGAVLLYEKALLEDALRRCRFNQRATAVALKLSYDQLRHALRRHDLLDRQG, from the coding sequence ATGGAACGCGAAGCCCAGTTCATCGGCCAGTCGCTGGCCTTCCTCGATTCGGTCGAGCGCGCCAGCCGCGCCGCGGCGCTCAACCGGCCGGTGCTGGTGATCGGCGAGCGCGGCACCGGCAAGGAGCTGGTCGCCGAGCGGCTCCACCGCCTGTCGTCGCGCTGGGACGGGCCGCTCGTCGTGATGAACTGCGCGGCGCTGCCCGAGACGCTGATCGAGGCCGAGCTGTTCGGGCATGAGGCGGGCGCCTTCACCGGCGCCACCAAGGCGCGCGTCGGCCGCTTCGAGGAGGCCGACGGCGGCACCCTGTTCCTCGACGAGCTGGCGACGCTGTCGACCGGCGCGCAGGAGCGGCTGCTGCGCGCGGTCGAATATGGCGAGGTGACGCGGATCGGCGCGTCGCGCCCGGTGCGGGTCGACGTCCGCATCGTCGCCGCGACCAACGAGCATCTGCCGGGGCTGGTCGACCAGGGCCGCTTCCGCGCCGACCTGCTCGACCGGCTGAGCTTCGAGGTGATCACCCTGCCGCCCTTGCGCGTCCGCGAGGGCGACGTGCCGGTGCTCGCCGACCATTTCGGGCGGCGCATGGCGGCCGAGCTCGGCTGGCCCTATTGGCCGGGCTTCGGCCCCGCCGCCGCCGGGGAACTCGCCCGCCACGACTGGCCCGGCAACGTCCGCGAGCTGCGCAACGTCGTCGAGCGCGCGGTCTATCGCTGGGAGGACCCCGAGCGGCCGATCGACGCGATCGAGTTCGATCCGTTCGACAGCCCCTGGCGCCCCGCCGCCGCGCGGCCCGTCGCGCCGCCGCGCATCGATGACGGCGAAGCGCCGGCGACGCCCGCCGGTCCTGCCGCCGCGCCATCGGCCGCGCCGCCCGCCGGCTGCGAGGATTTCCGCGGCGCCGTGCTGCTCTACGAGAAGGCGCTGCTCGAGGATGCGCTCCGGCGCTGCCGCTTCAACCAGCGCGCCACCGCGGTCGCGCTCAAGCTCAGCTACGACCAGCTCCGCCACGCGCTGCGCCGGCACGACCTGCTCGACCGGCAGGGATGA
- a CDS encoding phage shock protein C, PspC (TIGRFAM: Phage shock protein C~PFAM: PspC domain protein) — MSARRTKFYLDKRNRKWLGVCAGLADYTGIDVTLIRVGVVILTFVTFPWALVAYLVVNWLANDKPGEFYGTSREDEKFWQSVRARPGASVRDVRARFRDIDRRIADIEAHVTSHNSALAREIDALR, encoded by the coding sequence ATGTCCGCTCGTCGCACCAAATTCTACCTCGACAAGCGCAACCGCAAATGGCTCGGCGTCTGCGCCGGACTGGCCGACTATACCGGCATCGACGTCACCCTGATCCGGGTCGGCGTGGTGATCCTGACCTTCGTCACCTTTCCCTGGGCGCTGGTCGCCTATCTGGTGGTGAACTGGCTGGCCAACGACAAGCCGGGCGAGTTCTACGGCACCAGCCGCGAGGACGAGAAATTCTGGCAGTCGGTCCGCGCCCGGCCCGGCGCCTCGGTCCGCGACGTCCGCGCCCGGTTCCGCGACATCGATCGCCGCATTGCCGACATCGAGGCGCACGTGACCAGCCACAACTCGGCTCTCGCCCGCGAAATCGACGCTCTGCGCTGA
- a CDS encoding phage shock protein A, PspA (TIGRFAM: Phage shock protein A~PFAM: PspA/IM30 family protein) — MGIFSRTRDIIAANVTDLLDKAEDPAKMIRMIILEMEETLVEVRASAARTIADQKELRRQIAKLDTVQANWLEKAELALSKDREDLAKAALVEKQKAADLAEQLNDEIALLDESLKASEADIAKLQGKLREARARQNSIVTRLESANNRARMREMYAGPKIDEAFSRFELLERRVDYAEGRAEAAGMGGAPKTLDEEIAELRSSDKVDAELAALKAKASGKGA; from the coding sequence ATGGGGATTTTCTCCCGAACCCGCGACATCATCGCCGCCAACGTCACCGACCTTCTCGACAAGGCGGAGGACCCGGCGAAGATGATCCGCATGATCATCCTCGAGATGGAGGAGACGCTGGTCGAGGTCCGCGCCTCGGCGGCGCGCACGATCGCCGACCAGAAGGAGCTGCGCCGCCAGATCGCCAAGCTCGACACCGTCCAGGCCAACTGGCTGGAGAAGGCGGAGCTGGCGCTGTCGAAGGACCGCGAGGACCTCGCCAAGGCGGCGCTGGTCGAGAAGCAGAAGGCGGCCGACCTGGCCGAGCAGCTCAACGACGAGATCGCGCTGCTCGACGAATCGCTCAAGGCGTCGGAGGCCGACATCGCCAAGCTGCAGGGCAAGCTGCGCGAGGCGCGCGCCCGCCAGAACAGCATCGTCACCCGCCTCGAATCGGCGAACAACCGCGCCCGCATGCGCGAGATGTACGCCGGCCCGAAGATCGACGAGGCCTTCTCGCGCTTCGAGCTGCTCGAACGCCGGGTCGACTATGCCGAGGGCCGCGCCGAGGCGGCGGGCATGGGCGGCGCGCCCAAGACGCTCGACGAGGAGATCGCCGAGCTGCGTTCCTCGGACAAGGTCGATGCCGAGCTGGCCGCGCTGAAGGCCAAGGCATCGGGCAAGGGGGCCTGA
- a CDS encoding Topoisomerase IB-like protein yields MRHRPIDPTDTIDSAPGITRVRRGGGWRFVAPDGSTIRDPDERMRILALGIPPAWRRVWINPDPRAPVQATGIDAAGRKQYRYDSAWREARDEEKFAALPAFAAHLPRLRAVVRRALDSDDPWERARAAAVRLLDGFAIRVGSDDSAARGSFGATTLLNRHARIDGDAIRLCFFGKHGIRAELSGRDAALAAALAELKQAGAGELFAMRSGVRVRAADINQWIAELTDGSGTAKTFRTWRACAVAAGMLARGRRTSVKALLEEVARQLGNTPAVCRTSYVAPAFIEMAKAGRWIETVPAMPRGLRASERASLAVLTGRT; encoded by the coding sequence ATGCGGCACCGCCCGATCGACCCGACCGACACGATCGATTCCGCCCCCGGCATCACCCGCGTCCGGCGCGGCGGCGGGTGGCGCTTCGTCGCCCCCGACGGCTCGACCATCCGCGACCCCGACGAGCGGATGCGGATCCTCGCGCTCGGCATCCCGCCGGCCTGGCGCCGGGTGTGGATCAACCCCGATCCGCGCGCGCCGGTCCAGGCGACCGGGATCGATGCCGCCGGGCGCAAGCAATATCGCTACGACAGCGCGTGGCGCGAGGCGCGCGACGAGGAGAAATTCGCCGCGCTTCCCGCGTTCGCCGCGCACCTGCCCCGGCTGCGCGCCGTCGTCCGCCGCGCGCTCGACAGCGACGATCCGTGGGAACGCGCGCGGGCGGCAGCGGTGCGGCTGCTCGACGGCTTCGCGATCCGGGTCGGATCGGACGATTCGGCGGCGCGCGGCAGCTTCGGCGCGACGACGCTGCTCAACCGCCACGCGCGGATCGACGGCGACGCGATCCGGCTGTGCTTCTTCGGCAAGCACGGCATCCGCGCCGAGCTGTCGGGGCGCGACGCGGCGCTGGCGGCGGCGCTCGCCGAGCTCAAGCAGGCGGGGGCCGGCGAGCTGTTCGCGATGCGGTCGGGGGTGCGGGTGCGCGCCGCCGACATCAACCAGTGGATCGCCGAGCTGACCGACGGCAGCGGCACCGCCAAGACCTTCCGGACCTGGCGCGCCTGCGCGGTCGCGGCGGGGATGCTGGCGCGCGGGCGGCGGACCTCGGTCAAGGCCCTGCTGGAGGAGGTGGCCCGCCAGCTCGGCAACACGCCGGCGGTGTGCCGAACATCCTATGTCGCGCCGGCCTTCATCGAGATGGCCAAGGCGGGCCGCTGGATCGAGACGGTGCCCGCCATGCCGCGCGGCCTGCGCGCGAGCGAACGGGCGAGCCTGGCGGTGCTGACCGGCCGGACGTGA
- a CDS encoding membrane-like protein: protein MDKFFANLHLVLIVGLAAAIALIAYVHPDQSLLVNYVLRWLHVFFGITWIGLLYYFNFVQIPTMPSVPAELKPGVSKYIAPNALFFFRWGAAFTVLTGLAVAYVTGYVHQALMLSADYRLIGIGMWLALIMAFNVWFLIWPAQKKALGLVEADADTKAKAAKTAMIFSRLNTLLSIPMLYAMTNANLG, encoded by the coding sequence ATGGATAAATTCTTCGCCAATCTGCATCTCGTGCTGATCGTCGGCCTGGCCGCCGCGATCGCCCTGATCGCCTATGTCCATCCGGACCAGTCGTTGCTGGTGAATTATGTGTTGCGCTGGTTGCACGTTTTCTTCGGCATCACCTGGATCGGCCTGCTCTATTATTTCAACTTCGTGCAGATCCCGACCATGCCGTCGGTCCCGGCCGAGCTGAAGCCGGGCGTCAGCAAATATATCGCTCCCAACGCGCTGTTCTTCTTCCGCTGGGGCGCGGCGTTCACGGTGCTGACCGGCCTCGCCGTCGCCTATGTCACCGGCTATGTCCACCAGGCGCTGATGCTGTCGGCCGACTATCGCCTGATCGGCATCGGCATGTGGCTGGCGCTGATCATGGCCTTCAACGTCTGGTTCCTGATCTGGCCGGCGCAGAAGAAGGCGCTGGGCCTGGTCGAGGCGGACGCCGACACCAAGGCCAAGGCGGCGAAGACCGCGATGATCTTCTCGCGGCTCAACACGCTGCTGTCGATCCCGATGCTCTATGCGATGACCAACGCCAATCTCGGCTGA
- a CDS encoding Superoxide dismutase (PFAM: manganese and iron superoxide dismutase) yields the protein MAFSLPPLPFDRAALEPVLSAESFDYHHGKHHKAYVDKVNGWIEEKGLEGKSLVEVIRLAKDRDDKGLANQAGQIWNHDFFWQGLAPEGSTKPSDKLAKLIEASFGSQDGLVEKMAEAAVGHFGSGWAWLVLAGDALKVTSLHDGETPLALDTVKPLLTLDVWEHAYYIDYRNERPRFAKTVLGKVVNWDFVSQNIEQDSIAKADQLVDA from the coding sequence ATGGCCTTTTCGCTTCCCCCGCTGCCGTTCGATCGCGCCGCCCTCGAACCGGTGCTGTCCGCCGAGAGCTTCGACTATCATCATGGCAAGCACCACAAGGCCTATGTCGACAAGGTCAACGGCTGGATCGAGGAGAAGGGCCTCGAAGGCAAGTCGCTGGTCGAGGTGATCCGCCTCGCCAAGGACCGCGACGACAAGGGCCTCGCCAACCAGGCCGGCCAGATCTGGAACCACGACTTCTTCTGGCAGGGCCTCGCGCCCGAAGGCTCGACCAAGCCGTCCGACAAGCTCGCCAAGCTGATCGAGGCGAGCTTCGGCAGCCAGGACGGGCTGGTCGAGAAGATGGCCGAGGCCGCCGTCGGCCATTTCGGCAGCGGCTGGGCCTGGCTGGTGCTTGCCGGCGACGCGCTCAAGGTCACCTCGCTCCACGACGGCGAGACCCCGCTGGCGCTCGACACCGTCAAGCCGCTGCTGACGCTCGATGTGTGGGAGCATGCCTATTATATCGACTATCGCAACGAGCGCCCGCGCTTCGCCAAGACCGTGCTCGGCAAGGTCGTGAACTGGGACTTCGTGTCGCAGAACATCGAGCAGGACTCGATCGCCAAGGCCGACCAGCTGGTCGACGCCTAA
- a CDS encoding phage shock B family protein (PFAM: phage shock B family protein): MEDTLVPIVVVGILFLGLPWLIFHYVTQWKKNGGLTVEDEKLLDDMHEMARRLDDRLGTLERILDSQDPAWRPRQSVDRARDEEWRRDN, encoded by the coding sequence ATGGAAGACACCCTCGTCCCGATCGTCGTCGTCGGCATCCTCTTCCTGGGCCTGCCCTGGCTGATCTTCCACTATGTCACCCAGTGGAAGAAGAATGGCGGCCTGACGGTCGAGGACGAGAAGCTGCTCGACGACATGCATGAGATGGCCCGCCGGCTCGACGATCGGCTCGGCACGCTGGAACGGATCCTGGACAGCCAGGACCCCGCCTGGCGCCCCCGCCAGAGCGTCGACCGCGCCCGTGATGAGGAGTGGCGCCGCGACAATTGA
- a CDS encoding response regulator receiver protein (PFAM: response regulator receiver) gives MLRILCVDDDGLVLSITSDLLRALGHDVVEAIGGAPATRTIEGDGDFDLLVTDIHMPGGPGGPDLAQLARRTHPELPVIFFSGVDQFTPAQPGDQVLRKPCTLGELQQAIAMAVPPRSRMASL, from the coding sequence ATGTTGCGTATCCTGTGCGTCGACGACGATGGGCTCGTCCTCTCCATCACCTCGGATCTGCTGCGCGCGCTCGGCCATGATGTGGTCGAGGCGATCGGGGGCGCCCCGGCGACGCGGACGATCGAGGGGGACGGCGATTTCGACCTGCTCGTCACCGACATCCACATGCCCGGCGGCCCCGGCGGCCCGGACCTCGCCCAGCTCGCGCGCCGCACCCATCCCGAACTGCCGGTGATCTTCTTCAGCGGCGTCGACCAGTTCACCCCCGCCCAGCCCGGCGACCAGGTGCTGCGCAAGCCCTGCACGCTCGGCGAGCTGCAGCAGGCGATCGCGATGGCCGTCCCGCCGCGATCGCGGATGGCGTCGCTCTGA
- a CDS encoding Fe-S metabolism associated SufE (PFAM: Fe-S metabolism associated SufE) — MTHGGKSSSPLAMTEPARLADIREEYEFLDGDDRYRLLIDLGRALEPMPDALKTDATLVRGCSASVWVYPTVAEGGTLHFLADSNAAITKGIIALVLATVQDRPAAAIRDTDIAALLEPFDLRNQLSSNRTQGIPNMIALIRSTAERYA, encoded by the coding sequence GTGACGCACGGGGGAAAATCCTCTAGTCCGCTCGCCATGACCGAGCCTGCCCGTCTTGCCGACATCCGTGAAGAATATGAATTCCTCGACGGCGACGACCGCTATCGCCTGCTGATCGACCTGGGCCGCGCGCTCGAACCGATGCCCGACGCGCTCAAGACCGATGCGACGCTGGTGCGCGGCTGCTCGGCGTCGGTGTGGGTCTATCCGACCGTCGCCGAAGGCGGCACGCTCCATTTCCTCGCCGACAGCAACGCCGCGATCACCAAGGGGATCATCGCGCTCGTCCTGGCGACCGTGCAGGACCGGCCCGCCGCCGCGATCCGCGACACCGACATCGCCGCGCTGCTCGAACCCTTCGACCTCAGGAACCAGCTCAGCTCGAACCGCACCCAGGGGATACCGAACATGATCGCGCTGATCCGCTCGACCGCCGAGCGCTACGCATGA
- a CDS encoding AMP-dependent synthetase and ligase (PFAM: AMP-dependent synthetase and ligase), translated as MRTFERFPNLVTMFFTRAREKGDAPFLWAKRDGAWTPLSWTEVARRVASLAAALRAQGLREGDRVVLVSENRPEFCIADLAIMTAGCVTVPTYTTNTERDHTHILENSGARAAIVSTAKLAQVLLPAIVRSSTCEFLIGMEPLPATAVRTLDFAALADDPAAAVAAAEAAVADLRREDLACLIYTSGTGGAPRGVRQHHGAILCNVEGCVDIIAEDFGWDEEVFLSFLPLSHAYEHSGGQFLPIALGGQIYYAEGLEKLAANIEETRPTIMVVVPRLFELLRARLIKAVEKQGGIGQKLLDKALELGAREKLRLADYPYKLAIDLLLKPKVQKRFGGRIKALVSGGAPLNPEVGQFFSSLGLTLLQGYGQTEAGPVVSCNRPKAGIKLDTVGPPMKGVEVRIAEDGEILVRGELVMAGYWRNEAETERVLKDGWLHSGDVGHLDERGRLRITDRKKDLIVNDKGDNIAPQKVEGMLTLQPEIAQAMVAGDKRPYIVGLVVPDQEWLAGWAGERGLPPVLAELKGNADFHRALMAAVDRVNADLSVIEKVRRIAIADEPFSIENEQMTPSMKNRRHAIRAIYGDRMDALYGG; from the coding sequence ATGCGGACCTTCGAGCGATTTCCGAACCTCGTCACCATGTTCTTCACGCGCGCCCGCGAGAAGGGCGACGCGCCCTTCCTGTGGGCGAAGCGCGACGGCGCCTGGACGCCGCTGAGCTGGACCGAGGTCGCGCGCCGGGTCGCCTCGCTCGCCGCCGCGCTGCGCGCGCAGGGCCTGCGCGAGGGCGACCGCGTCGTGCTGGTGTCGGAGAACCGCCCCGAATTCTGCATCGCCGACCTCGCGATCATGACCGCGGGCTGCGTGACGGTGCCGACCTACACCACCAACACCGAACGCGACCACACCCATATCCTGGAGAATAGCGGCGCGCGCGCGGCGATCGTCTCGACCGCGAAGCTGGCGCAGGTGCTGCTGCCGGCGATCGTCCGCTCCTCGACCTGCGAATTCCTGATCGGCATGGAGCCGCTGCCCGCGACCGCGGTCCGCACCCTCGACTTCGCGGCGCTCGCCGACGATCCGGCCGCCGCCGTCGCCGCGGCCGAGGCCGCCGTCGCCGACCTGCGGCGCGAGGACCTCGCCTGCCTGATCTACACCAGCGGCACCGGCGGCGCGCCGCGCGGGGTACGCCAGCATCATGGCGCGATCCTGTGCAACGTCGAAGGCTGCGTCGACATCATCGCCGAGGATTTCGGCTGGGACGAGGAGGTGTTCCTGTCCTTCCTGCCGCTGAGCCACGCCTATGAGCATTCGGGCGGGCAGTTCCTGCCGATCGCGCTGGGCGGGCAGATCTATTATGCCGAGGGGCTGGAGAAGCTCGCCGCCAATATCGAGGAGACGCGGCCGACGATCATGGTCGTCGTCCCGCGCCTGTTCGAGCTGCTGCGCGCCCGCCTCATCAAGGCGGTCGAGAAGCAGGGCGGGATCGGCCAGAAGCTGCTCGACAAGGCGCTGGAGCTGGGCGCGCGCGAGAAGCTGCGGCTGGCCGACTATCCGTACAAGCTGGCGATCGACCTACTGCTCAAGCCCAAGGTGCAGAAGCGCTTCGGCGGGCGGATCAAGGCGCTCGTCTCGGGCGGCGCGCCGCTCAATCCCGAGGTCGGGCAGTTCTTCTCCTCGCTCGGCCTCACCCTGCTCCAGGGCTATGGCCAGACCGAGGCGGGGCCGGTCGTCTCGTGCAACCGGCCGAAGGCGGGGATCAAGCTTGACACGGTCGGCCCGCCGATGAAGGGGGTCGAGGTCAGGATCGCCGAGGACGGGGAGATACTGGTCCGCGGCGAGCTGGTGATGGCCGGCTACTGGCGCAACGAGGCGGAGACCGAACGGGTGCTGAAGGACGGCTGGCTCCATTCGGGCGACGTCGGCCATCTCGACGAGCGGGGGCGGCTCCGGATCACCGACCGCAAGAAGGACCTGATCGTCAACGACAAGGGCGACAATATCGCGCCGCAGAAGGTGGAGGGCATGCTGACCCTCCAGCCCGAGATCGCCCAGGCGATGGTGGCGGGCGACAAGCGGCCCTATATCGTCGGCCTCGTCGTCCCCGACCAGGAATGGCTGGCCGGCTGGGCCGGCGAGCGCGGCCTGCCGCCGGTGCTGGCGGAGCTGAAGGGCAATGCCGATTTCCACCGCGCGCTGATGGCGGCGGTCGACCGGGTCAACGCCGACCTGTCGGTGATCGAGAAGGTCCGCCGCATCGCCATCGCCGACGAGCCCTTCTCGATCGAGAACGAGCAGATGACCCCGTCGATGAAGAACCGCCGCCACGCGATCCGCGCGATCTATGGCGACCGGATGGATGCGCTTTACGGGGGGTAG
- a CDS encoding heat shock protein DnaJ domain protein (PFAM: heat shock protein DnaJ domain protein), producing the protein MARSSSRSNDWGFPRWRGYGSERGATKVRMCDRHGCDQPGDCPAPKAPNSRERWYFCPRHAEEYNRNWDYFAGLSAEEAAKRAEDERQASSGYAEQAHYGWGGPGDGRWTRDELRAFETLELESDADFEAVKTAWRRLAKANHPDVRPGDADAAVRFQAVQAAFEVLRRAEERRPR; encoded by the coding sequence ATGGCCCGATCCTCCTCCCGTTCGAACGACTGGGGTTTTCCCCGCTGGCGCGGCTATGGCAGCGAGCGCGGCGCGACCAAGGTGCGCATGTGCGACCGGCACGGCTGCGACCAGCCCGGCGACTGCCCGGCCCCCAAGGCGCCGAACAGCCGCGAGCGCTGGTATTTCTGCCCTCGCCACGCCGAGGAGTATAACCGCAACTGGGACTATTTCGCCGGCCTGTCGGCCGAGGAGGCGGCGAAGCGCGCCGAGGACGAGCGCCAGGCCTCGTCGGGCTATGCCGAGCAGGCGCATTATGGCTGGGGCGGCCCCGGCGACGGCCGCTGGACCCGCGACGAGCTGCGCGCCTTCGAAACGCTCGAACTCGAATCCGACGCCGATTTCGAGGCGGTGAAGACGGCGTGGCGCCGGCTGGCCAAGGCCAACCACCCCGACGTCCGCCCCGGCGACGCCGATGCGGCGGTGCGCTTCCAGGCGGTCCAGGCCGCGTTCGAGGTGCTGCGGCGCGCGGAGGAGCGCCGGCCGCGCTGA